The following are encoded in a window of Lactobacillus panisapium genomic DNA:
- a CDS encoding MDR family MFS transporter translates to MTNQKQTVSLKWLLVGVLITNTAMSFIWPLNTIYLHETLHKSLVIASLVLFFNQFATMLGSLIGGKLFDQWQPYYAILLGISLNIFALGGLIFLHTWPFYAILLILSGFANGISVTCENSLATRVKNRRSSYVFNLLYFAANFGLVFGTLTVGYILPLGIGYVFALTTSIQILFLLVAYKKYNVARSVTENKRNFTGHKGKMTSQILGVLFLTLVCWLVYEQWQSNLSAYMVELGFPVKKYSLLWTLNAVLIVVFQPLVTFFDDWLLKHLRGRLNLGALLLVNSFVILLLPFKHNYLLYLLSMCLLTLGEILLFPGVASFVDLAAPTNLTGYYQGKVQVFSALGKAIGPVFGALIIDNSNYEVLFLVCGLMVLGAELVFSLPLLKKTT, encoded by the coding sequence ATGACTAATCAAAAACAAACTGTTTCACTTAAATGGCTTCTGGTAGGTGTTTTGATTACGAACACAGCAATGAGCTTTATTTGGCCGTTAAATACGATTTATCTTCACGAAACTTTACACAAAAGCTTAGTTATTGCTTCGCTGGTTCTCTTTTTTAACCAATTTGCCACAATGCTCGGAAGTTTAATTGGAGGAAAATTATTTGATCAGTGGCAACCGTATTATGCTATTTTACTCGGTATTAGCTTAAATATTTTTGCACTTGGTGGACTGATTTTCCTGCATACTTGGCCGTTTTATGCCATCTTGCTAATCCTTTCTGGCTTTGCCAATGGCATTTCGGTAACCTGCGAGAATTCGTTGGCAACACGGGTAAAAAATAGGCGGTCAAGCTATGTTTTTAACTTGCTGTATTTTGCAGCTAATTTTGGTCTTGTATTTGGTACCTTAACGGTTGGTTACATTTTACCGTTAGGCATTGGTTATGTTTTTGCGCTTACAACTAGCATTCAAATATTATTTTTACTTGTAGCTTATAAAAAATATAATGTTGCCCGCTCGGTTACTGAGAATAAGCGTAATTTTACAGGGCACAAGGGGAAAATGACATCGCAAATTTTGGGAGTCTTGTTTTTGACACTGGTTTGTTGGCTAGTGTATGAACAATGGCAGAGCAACTTATCAGCTTATATGGTTGAACTTGGCTTTCCAGTGAAAAAATATAGTTTATTATGGACACTCAATGCGGTCTTGATTGTTGTTTTTCAGCCCCTAGTCACTTTTTTTGATGATTGGTTGCTCAAACATCTTCGTGGCAGGCTTAATTTAGGGGCGTTACTGCTAGTAAATTCCTTTGTCATTTTATTATTACCGTTTAAACATAATTACTTGCTTTATTTACTATCTATGTGCTTGCTAACACTTGGAGAAATCCTTCTATTTCCTGGTGTAGCCAGCTTCGTTGACCTTGCTGCGCCGACTAATCTAACTGGGTATTATCAGGGCAAAGTACAGGTCTTTAGCGCACTTGGAAAAGCAATCGGGCCCGTTTTTGGTGCACTAATCATTGATAATTCTAACTATGAAGTACTTTTTCTAGTTTGTGGACTTATGGTGCTTGGGGCAGAACTAGTATTTTCATTGCCGTTACTAAAAAAGACGACTTGA
- a CDS encoding ribose-phosphate diphosphokinase, producing MSYKDNMMLFALNSNVPLAQKIADRVGIPLSESSVQRFSDGEIQINIDESVRGKDVYLIQSTSVPVNDNLMELLIMIDAVRRASAQTINIVIPYYGYARQDRKTRPREPITAKLVADMLQEAGATRVLSLDLHAPQIQGFFDIPVDNLMGAPLLADYFLSNHLEKNAVVVSPDHGGVTRARKLAEFLGTSIAIVDKRRPRANVAEVMNIIGDVKGKRAIIIDDMIDTAGTITLAAQALIDAGATEVYASATHAVLSGPAIKRLNDSPIKNLVLTDSINQPAEKKLDKTLLVSVGPLIGDAIKCIQKNEPLSPLFNTRYQENKQNI from the coding sequence ATGTCTTATAAAGACAATATGATGTTGTTTGCCCTTAATTCGAATGTGCCGTTAGCGCAAAAGATTGCTGATCGCGTTGGTATTCCACTAAGTGAATCCAGTGTGCAGCGCTTTAGCGATGGCGAGATTCAAATTAATATTGACGAATCTGTCCGAGGCAAAGACGTATATTTGATTCAGTCAACCAGTGTTCCAGTCAATGACAATTTGATGGAATTGTTAATCATGATTGATGCCGTCCGCCGTGCAAGTGCACAGACGATTAATATTGTGATTCCCTATTACGGCTATGCTCGCCAAGACCGTAAAACACGTCCACGTGAACCAATTACCGCCAAGCTAGTAGCAGATATGCTACAAGAAGCTGGCGCAACTAGAGTATTGTCACTTGACTTGCATGCACCACAAATTCAAGGTTTCTTCGATATTCCTGTGGATAATTTGATGGGTGCACCACTACTTGCAGATTATTTCTTAAGTAATCACTTAGAAAAAAATGCTGTAGTTGTGTCGCCTGATCATGGTGGCGTTACCCGTGCTAGAAAGTTAGCAGAATTTTTGGGTACGTCAATTGCGATTGTGGATAAACGTCGCCCACGTGCCAATGTCGCTGAAGTTATGAATATTATTGGTGATGTTAAAGGCAAAAGAGCAATCATTATCGATGATATGATTGATACTGCTGGAACAATTACTTTAGCAGCACAAGCATTAATTGATGCGGGTGCAACTGAAGTCTATGCTAGTGCCACTCACGCTGTATTGTCTGGCCCAGCAATTAAGAGACTGAATGATTCTCCGATTAAAAATTTAGTATTAACAGACTCAATTAACCAACCTGCCGAGAAGAAGTTGGATAAGACTTTACTTGTTTCAGTCGGTCCACTTATTGGAGATGCGATTAAGTGTATTCAAAAGAATGAACCGCTTAGTCCATTGTTCAATACTAGGTACCAAGAAAATAAGCAAAATATATAA
- a CDS encoding SIS domain-containing protein: METEKVELIDFNQDGYLADGDFVYSKRPEIEALADKLSTEGYKNIYLMGIGGTEFELYQFAYAANRMSALPVKCINAADLNSVHPRDLTQDSIVITASDSGNTPEIIEAAKWLIKANIRLIAFTKKSGELGGLAPNVIEVNGSTGSGQNYYMAEAMLIYRLLYKHGDFAGYPKFADQLKGVFKDLLAIRKKFEPKADKIAQKCYQAPYTIFTGSGALWGETELFAECLLEEMQWIRTRPITSAKFFHGTLELVEKGVPVFIVEGEDEFRKQDVRVQRFCEKIGAEHYVIDTKEYSLSVDDEFRPLVIPWIVNSLLTDRLTNHYQVYTKHNKNYRRYYRQFEY, encoded by the coding sequence ATGGAAACTGAAAAAGTAGAATTAATCGATTTTAATCAAGATGGATACCTTGCCGATGGCGATTTTGTCTATTCAAAGCGGCCTGAAATTGAGGCGCTGGCGGACAAGTTATCGACTGAAGGTTATAAAAATATTTACTTAATGGGCATTGGTGGAACTGAGTTCGAATTGTACCAGTTTGCTTATGCAGCTAACAGAATGTCTGCTTTACCGGTTAAGTGCATTAATGCTGCCGACTTGAATAGTGTGCATCCACGCGACTTAACCCAAGACTCAATTGTAATAACGGCAAGCGATAGCGGAAACACGCCCGAAATTATTGAAGCTGCTAAATGGTTGATTAAAGCTAATATTCGCTTAATTGCATTTACGAAAAAAAGCGGTGAGCTTGGTGGGCTAGCACCAAATGTTATTGAAGTTAATGGCTCTACCGGGTCAGGGCAAAATTATTACATGGCAGAAGCAATGTTAATTTATCGCTTACTATACAAGCACGGTGATTTCGCAGGATACCCAAAATTTGCTGATCAACTAAAAGGCGTATTTAAGGATTTATTGGCAATTCGTAAAAAGTTTGAACCTAAAGCCGATAAGATTGCTCAAAAATGTTATCAGGCACCATACACGATTTTTACAGGTTCTGGCGCACTTTGGGGAGAAACCGAATTATTTGCTGAATGTCTTCTTGAAGAAATGCAATGGATTAGGACTCGTCCAATTACTAGTGCCAAGTTTTTCCACGGAACACTTGAACTGGTCGAAAAAGGTGTACCGGTCTTTATCGTTGAAGGTGAAGATGAATTTAGAAAGCAAGATGTTCGGGTGCAACGTTTTTGTGAAAAGATTGGCGCAGAACATTATGTGATTGACACGAAGGAATACAGTCTGAGTGTTGATGACGAATTTCGTCCACTAGTAATTCCATGGATTGTAAATTCACTGTTAACTGATCGGTTAACCAATCATTATCAGGTTTACACAAAGCACAATAAAAACTACAGAAGATATTATCGTCAATTCGAGTACTAA
- a CDS encoding ATP-binding cassette domain-containing protein — MSIKELFKSNIPRGMLILLAYVLYAIAETLNNYLIKFATDNLTKKAWTSAVMWLVIIAIMGLFTFFLLPLGTYLFNQQIQNYLHQIRTHMMKHYYGQKSVNVAEMANQLGNNLKILTDNYAKPWIDIWSTILRVILAITAILTLHWSIVIATILITIIVLLLPKILEKRLARASAIVAKTNSTFLNTISNWFSGLGELRRYQSKKTLKQAVKQKSQALADANITQGKISGEAQIINGIGNSIGQVGICFWCSILYFSQQITIGDWLTSLGFVSIIFNGLWQVITAITKIKSTAELRKQVATLVQPVKITNKRVIVDAVQSHNLVVTYANGEKLTYPDFEIKPGEKVLLTGDSGTGKSTLFKVLLNQIKPSAGSVMFKATNQQLIKPQNAQVGYIAQDASLFPTTIANNITMFNQQLNGKLKQVLQKVQLAPDLAKFPARANTVIDLDQPNLSGGQRQKVVLARAEIHETKFLLLDEATSAIDRQGTKQIISELLKTNATILMIAHNFSPELIAQFDRQIHLTTNSKGANNNDD; from the coding sequence ATGTCAATAAAAGAATTGTTTAAGTCAAATATTCCGCGTGGGATGCTTATCTTGCTTGCTTATGTTTTGTATGCCATTGCAGAAACGCTCAATAATTATTTAATCAAATTTGCAACCGATAATTTAACCAAAAAAGCTTGGACTAGTGCGGTCATGTGGCTCGTAATTATAGCTATTATGGGACTATTTACCTTTTTTCTATTGCCTCTAGGAACATATCTTTTTAATCAGCAAATTCAAAATTATCTTCATCAAATTCGAACACACATGATGAAGCATTATTACGGCCAAAAATCGGTCAATGTAGCTGAAATGGCGAACCAACTAGGCAATAATTTAAAGATTTTAACCGATAACTATGCTAAACCATGGATTGACATTTGGAGCACGATTCTAAGAGTTATATTAGCTATTACCGCCATCTTGACATTGCACTGGTCAATTGTAATTGCCACGATTTTAATTACGATCATTGTTCTGCTGTTACCTAAGATTCTGGAGAAAAGATTGGCCCGAGCTTCCGCGATTGTAGCCAAAACGAATTCAACATTTTTGAATACAATTAGTAATTGGTTTTCCGGCTTGGGTGAACTTCGCCGCTACCAGTCCAAAAAGACCTTGAAGCAAGCAGTTAAGCAAAAAAGTCAGGCTTTGGCCGATGCGAATATCACCCAGGGAAAAATTAGTGGTGAAGCACAAATTATTAATGGTATTGGCAATTCAATTGGTCAAGTGGGTATTTGTTTCTGGTGTTCTATTTTATATTTTTCGCAGCAGATTACAATCGGAGATTGGCTAACAAGTCTTGGCTTTGTTTCAATAATTTTTAATGGACTTTGGCAAGTTATAACTGCGATTACTAAAATAAAATCGACTGCAGAATTGCGTAAACAAGTTGCCACACTAGTTCAACCAGTCAAAATAACTAATAAACGAGTTATTGTTGATGCTGTCCAAAGCCATAATTTGGTTGTTACGTATGCAAATGGTGAAAAACTAACTTATCCAGATTTTGAAATTAAACCTGGAGAAAAAGTTTTGTTAACGGGTGACTCGGGAACGGGCAAGTCTACTTTATTTAAAGTTTTACTGAACCAAATTAAGCCAAGTGCAGGCTCAGTTATGTTCAAAGCGACTAATCAGCAGTTAATTAAACCGCAAAATGCCCAAGTTGGGTATATCGCGCAGGATGCTAGTCTTTTCCCCACAACCATTGCGAATAATATTACGATGTTTAATCAGCAGCTTAACGGTAAACTAAAACAAGTTTTGCAAAAAGTGCAGCTGGCCCCAGATTTAGCTAAGTTTCCGGCTCGAGCTAACACCGTTATTGACTTAGATCAACCTAATTTGTCTGGCGGGCAAAGACAGAAAGTGGTGTTAGCACGCGCAGAAATTCACGAGACCAAATTCTTGCTGCTAGATGAGGCTACTAGTGCAATAGATCGTCAGGGTACAAAACAAATTATTAGTGAATTACTCAAGACAAACGCAACGATTTTAATGATTGCACATAACTTTAGCCCCGAATTAATCGCGCAGTTTGACAGACAAATTCATTTAACTACCAACAGTAAGGGGGCTAATAACAATGACGATTAG
- a CDS encoding PTS system mannose/fructose/sorbose family transporter subunit IID — MSFKIQPQYKGKITKKDLQKVFWRSIPTEHLWNYERMMNVGYTYAMIPILKKLYPKKEDLSAALTRNLEVYNVTPYIITLPEGIATAMEELNASDPNFDTESISAVKLAMMGPLSGVGDAFFWGTLRILATGVGTSLALQGNILGPILFLLIFDVPHFIIRYIMTFLGYGLGSNVIDKLKQSGIMDKVMEYASIMGIMVVGGMTMSMSKVNFVTKIGSGKGAQTIQNLLDGIAPGLATLALFGIMYWMLKKKMNPLLIMLIVLIVSIAGAYFNVLGV; from the coding sequence ATGAGTTTTAAAATTCAGCCTCAATATAAAGGCAAAATAACTAAAAAGGATTTACAAAAAGTTTTTTGGCGCAGCATTCCTACCGAACATTTATGGAATTATGAACGAATGATGAATGTTGGTTACACTTATGCGATGATCCCAATTTTAAAAAAGCTTTATCCGAAAAAAGAAGATTTATCCGCAGCTTTGACTCGTAATTTGGAAGTTTACAATGTTACTCCTTATATCATTACTTTGCCCGAAGGAATTGCAACGGCAATGGAAGAGTTGAATGCAAGTGACCCAAATTTTGACACGGAATCAATTTCAGCGGTCAAACTGGCCATGATGGGACCATTATCCGGTGTCGGGGATGCCTTTTTCTGGGGCACTTTACGTATACTTGCCACAGGTGTAGGTACTTCCTTAGCGCTGCAAGGCAATATTTTAGGCCCAATTCTATTTCTGTTAATCTTTGATGTCCCGCATTTTATTATTCGTTATATTATGACCTTTTTGGGCTACGGCTTAGGTTCTAACGTGATCGATAAGCTAAAGCAATCGGGCATTATGGATAAGGTAATGGAATATGCTTCAATCATGGGCATCATGGTTGTTGGTGGCATGACGATGAGCATGTCTAAAGTTAATTTTGTGACAAAAATTGGTTCAGGTAAGGGCGCACAAACAATTCAAAATTTACTTGACGGAATAGCCCCAGGACTAGCAACTCTTGCGCTTTTTGGCATCATGTATTGGATGTTAAAAAAGAAAATGAATCCGTTGTTAATTATGCTGATTGTCCTCATTGTCAGCATTGCTGGCGCCTACTTTAATGTTCTAGGCGTATAG
- a CDS encoding PTS mannose/fructose/sorbose/N-acetylgalactosamine transporter subunit IIC produces the protein MILKTFLIFLVALIGYSDAFTGTSLIQRPLVMGMLTGLVLGDLKDGIIMGGAMELAMVGSVSIGAYIPPDMVSGTILGTALAIQAHANSAAALTLGIPIATIVLALETAIGQPLKLIFVHRIDKNAQDANTRAIARNMIIGGYVGKLPGLIIVPTAFYFGQSAVTTLLSNMPKFITTGMTIASGLLPALGFAMLAQMIMNKKVAVFFFIGFFMVAYGNLSTTGVALFAALIIIVMYIFIEKRNGNSTKVATSSTTSSEEQGDGFDEF, from the coding sequence ATGATTTTAAAAACATTTTTGATTTTTCTTGTAGCCTTAATTGGCTACAGTGATGCTTTTACTGGTACTAGCTTGATTCAGCGCCCATTGGTCATGGGGATGCTGACCGGACTAGTCTTAGGAGATTTGAAAGATGGAATTATTATGGGTGGTGCCATGGAATTAGCAATGGTTGGTTCGGTTTCAATTGGAGCTTACATTCCACCTGATATGGTTTCCGGAACAATCCTAGGCACGGCATTAGCTATCCAAGCACACGCAAATTCTGCGGCCGCTTTAACATTAGGAATTCCAATCGCCACAATTGTTTTGGCTTTAGAAACGGCTATTGGCCAACCGTTAAAACTAATCTTTGTTCACCGGATTGATAAAAATGCTCAAGATGCAAATACACGGGCAATTGCACGTAACATGATCATCGGTGGTTATGTTGGCAAGTTGCCTGGTTTAATTATTGTTCCGACAGCCTTTTATTTTGGTCAAAGTGCGGTAACTACCCTATTAAGCAACATGCCAAAATTTATTACAACTGGGATGACAATTGCTTCTGGCCTATTACCAGCTTTGGGATTTGCCATGCTCGCCCAGATGATTATGAATAAAAAAGTCGCTGTGTTCTTTTTCATCGGTTTCTTTATGGTTGCCTACGGCAATCTTTCAACTACGGGAGTGGCTTTGTTTGCAGCATTAATCATTATTGTTATGTATATCTTTATTGAAAAGAGAAATGGCAATTCTACGAAGGTAGCAACTAGTTCAACAACTTCGAGTGAAGAACAAGGAGATGGGTTCGATGAGTTTTAA
- a CDS encoding SIS domain-containing protein, giving the protein MEMLDYVKVTPAKLKENIADKNSLVSPLVNLFFKQKNGSVTIVASGSSFNAVMMSKPYLKMRLARSVEVVTPELFELTRTSKNMKNFTFFVSQSGASTNILHAMKFVNERNGRTIALTGNTHSEVAQKADIVIDYGVGKETVGYVTVGLSTLVMYLVLFANEVAQREQRPIDSDDDLLQLPKIMTKTINTALEFVNDHFMELAQMGPTFICGNNMNLGVAREAALKFQETLKIPTLHYEIEEFMHGPDIQLSPQYSIFLIDNPQASPRIAAINTSLAAVTARHYLITYNSDKVQPNVINIKLPAINSLCSLATIPFFQIIVASMMPALNREDAHPLATKFMNMIPTKNYDKQGR; this is encoded by the coding sequence ATGGAAATGCTTGATTATGTGAAAGTGACACCAGCTAAATTAAAAGAGAATATAGCTGATAAGAACAGTTTAGTTTCTCCATTAGTCAATCTTTTTTTTAAACAGAAAAATGGAAGCGTTACCATAGTGGCATCGGGGTCATCTTTTAACGCGGTAATGATGTCTAAACCTTACTTAAAAATGCGGTTAGCTCGTTCAGTTGAGGTCGTTACGCCAGAACTGTTTGAATTAACCAGAACTAGTAAAAACATGAAAAATTTTACCTTCTTTGTTTCTCAAAGTGGGGCTTCAACTAATATTTTGCATGCAATGAAGTTCGTTAATGAGCGAAATGGTCGAACCATTGCTTTAACAGGAAATACACACAGTGAGGTGGCACAAAAGGCCGACATCGTGATTGATTATGGTGTTGGTAAGGAAACTGTGGGGTACGTCACAGTGGGGCTTTCTACCTTGGTGATGTATCTGGTCTTATTTGCAAACGAAGTTGCGCAAAGAGAACAAAGGCCGATTGACAGCGATGATGACCTGTTACAGCTGCCTAAAATTATGACTAAAACAATCAATACTGCTCTTGAATTTGTTAACGATCATTTTATGGAATTAGCACAAATGGGCCCAACTTTTATTTGTGGTAATAATATGAATCTTGGTGTTGCTCGCGAAGCAGCTTTGAAGTTTCAAGAAACACTAAAAATACCGACATTACATTACGAGATTGAAGAGTTTATGCATGGACCCGATATTCAATTAAGTCCGCAATATAGCATTTTTCTAATTGATAATCCGCAGGCAAGTCCTAGAATTGCTGCCATTAATACCAGTTTGGCTGCTGTCACTGCGCGGCATTACCTTATTACATATAATTCTGACAAAGTTCAGCCTAATGTAATTAACATCAAGCTACCTGCAATTAATAGTTTGTGCTCATTGGCAACAATTCCATTTTTCCAAATAATAGTGGCCAGCATGATGCCTGCTTTAAACAGAGAAGATGCGCATCCACTGGCGACTAAATTTATGAATATGATTCCAACCAAAAACTATGACAAACAGGGGAGGTAG
- a CDS encoding PTS sugar transporter subunit IIB, translating to MIKMIRVDYRLLHGQVAVSWTGTLGADALLLVSDTLKHDKLRLQMLALAKPSGVNVVVKDTQGAIDVIKSGKTDNYTLFVICETVEIAAKLARTFNIKQVNLGNISFAKGKEKISNSIYINNDERQTIEELIDAGVDVFIQMVPTENRIEAKNVI from the coding sequence ATGATTAAAATGATACGGGTTGATTACCGGCTATTACATGGACAAGTAGCAGTTTCATGGACCGGTACGCTTGGTGCAGACGCTCTTTTATTGGTCAGCGATACTTTGAAGCACGATAAATTACGGCTGCAGATGCTTGCTTTGGCAAAACCGAGCGGCGTTAATGTGGTAGTCAAGGATACGCAGGGAGCAATAGATGTCATTAAAAGTGGCAAGACTGATAATTACACTTTGTTTGTTATCTGTGAGACGGTTGAGATTGCGGCAAAATTAGCACGCACCTTTAACATTAAGCAGGTTAACTTAGGCAATATTTCATTTGCAAAGGGAAAAGAAAAAATAAGTAATAGTATTTACATCAATAACGATGAAAGACAAACAATTGAGGAACTAATTGATGCAGGAGTTGATGTCTTTATTCAGATGGTACCGACTGAAAATAGGATTGAAGCAAAGAATGTAATTTAG
- a CDS encoding PTS sugar transporter subunit IIA, protein MVQVIICTHEQMAIGVKKTAEFIMGPQENLHAIAAYTKEQVDYEHEIATFLQKHPTEPVVVLTDIVGGSVNTALAKMIPTHKNLQLIAGVNLPMVVQLLLSNEQDLEATIAKTIREAKNGIQDINQTIKTETETISDDF, encoded by the coding sequence ATGGTTCAGGTAATAATTTGCACACATGAACAAATGGCAATTGGCGTCAAAAAGACGGCCGAGTTCATTATGGGACCACAAGAAAACCTGCATGCGATTGCAGCTTATACTAAAGAGCAAGTTGATTATGAACATGAAATTGCCACCTTTTTACAAAAACATCCTACTGAGCCAGTCGTAGTACTGACTGATATTGTCGGAGGTAGTGTCAATACGGCTTTGGCAAAGATGATCCCAACCCATAAAAATTTACAGTTAATTGCTGGTGTCAATTTACCAATGGTAGTCCAACTTTTACTTTCAAATGAACAAGACTTAGAAGCAACGATTGCAAAGACAATTCGGGAAGCAAAAAACGGTATTCAGGATATTAATCAAACAATTAAGACTGAGACAGAAACAATTAGCGATGACTTTTAG
- a CDS encoding ATP-binding cassette domain-containing protein — MTIRAFFRINPVRFIGIMINVVFIFASMIFDTQLLIIETTALKNNDPRTCFSIIAIEFGLALFNYLVQGLNSYLIIKQEQQYNVALREQITDHYYLDGQDHPVAQVQNRLTNDLVQNNENYLEAFIGFVSGLVTLVLVFILLITIHWSLLITIIAMTLVSLLVPKLIAKPLQKATMQISTSNQQYLDCLNKWLNGLDEIRRYLAGEKLFKVTAKAAKKLEDANVKQTGFTQLLSSINSLIEVIFSLMLFLLAGFLFLNGKVAFGVIVAASNCEYYMNFAISKMVDAYGQIKGAQKLNTEIEATCRLLPQPELGNATPAAFSTHNLSLQFPNGENLFFPDIAIQPGEKILFTGDSGSGKTTLFKLILKQIKPNTGEIVFKDQNGKIINPDMSQIGYIPQDPVLFPVSIADNMTMFNKKLQVRLPSLVAKVHLDSDIAKFDQGLNERIDLNKLNISGGQRQKIVLVRALVHQSKIILIDEGTSAIDQKATMAILREVTNTSATVLFIAHNFNAQMKQLFDREIHLTKLNE; from the coding sequence ATGACGATTAGAGCATTTTTTAGAATAAATCCGGTAAGATTTATTGGGATAATGATTAACGTTGTCTTCATATTTGCCTCCATGATTTTTGATACTCAACTATTAATTATTGAAACGACAGCATTAAAAAATAATGATCCCCGAACCTGCTTTAGCATTATTGCAATCGAATTTGGTTTAGCTTTGTTTAACTACCTAGTTCAGGGCCTAAATTCCTATTTAATTATCAAGCAAGAGCAACAGTACAATGTTGCTTTACGTGAACAAATTACTGACCATTATTACTTAGATGGTCAAGATCATCCGGTAGCGCAAGTACAAAATCGCTTGACTAATGATTTAGTGCAAAATAACGAAAATTATCTGGAAGCTTTTATTGGCTTTGTTTCTGGTCTAGTCACACTAGTGCTTGTTTTTATCTTATTAATTACAATTCATTGGAGCTTACTAATAACAATTATTGCAATGACGCTTGTTTCGCTGTTGGTACCGAAACTAATTGCTAAACCGTTACAAAAAGCAACAATGCAGATTTCGACTAGCAACCAGCAATATCTTGATTGTTTGAATAAGTGGCTTAACGGATTAGACGAAATTAGACGTTATTTAGCAGGTGAAAAATTATTTAAGGTGACGGCTAAAGCGGCCAAAAAATTAGAAGATGCCAATGTGAAGCAAACTGGTTTCACGCAATTGCTATCAAGTATTAATAGTCTAATTGAAGTGATCTTTTCTTTGATGTTGTTTCTTCTTGCCGGTTTCTTATTTTTAAATGGGAAAGTAGCTTTTGGCGTAATTGTGGCAGCGTCTAACTGTGAGTACTACATGAACTTTGCGATTAGCAAGATGGTTGATGCGTATGGGCAAATAAAGGGCGCACAGAAATTGAATACGGAGATTGAGGCAACTTGTCGCCTTCTGCCACAACCGGAGCTAGGAAATGCTACACCAGCTGCATTTAGTACCCACAATCTCAGCTTGCAGTTTCCTAACGGTGAAAATCTGTTCTTTCCAGATATTGCTATTCAGCCAGGTGAGAAAATCTTATTTACTGGTGATTCCGGTTCCGGTAAGACGACATTATTCAAGTTGATTTTAAAGCAAATTAAGCCAAATACGGGTGAAATAGTGTTTAAAGATCAAAATGGCAAAATAATTAACCCTGATATGAGTCAAATCGGTTACATTCCACAAGATCCCGTGCTTTTTCCCGTCAGCATTGCTGATAACATGACAATGTTTAATAAAAAGTTACAAGTCCGGCTACCAAGTTTAGTGGCAAAAGTACACTTGGACAGCGACATTGCCAAATTTGATCAGGGATTGAATGAACGAATTGATTTGAATAAGCTAAATATTTCCGGTGGACAAAGACAGAAAATTGTACTGGTTCGTGCTTTAGTCCATCAGAGTAAAATTATCCTGATTGATGAGGGCACAAGTGCAATTGACCAAAAAGCGACAATGGCAATTTTGCGTGAAGTGACCAATACATCGGCAACGGTGTTGTTTATTGCCCACAATTTCAATGCCCAGATGAAACAGTTATTCGACCGTGAAATCCACCTTACCAAGTTGAATGAATAA